The Bacillus sp. Y1 genome has a window encoding:
- the atzF gene encoding allophanate hydrolase, translated as MKTMNTPKLLSIHNLREKYNSNELTPEKLIQEIIQRAEADKEMNIWITPPSMEFIQPYLDNLKKVDPEKAPLWGIPFAIKDNIDLAGVPTTAGCAEFTYTPGEHATVVRRLIDAGAIPVGKANLDQFATGLVGTRSPYGETKNALNPELISGGSSSGSAVSVARGQVAFALGTDTAGSGRVPAALNRLLGFKPSLGAWPTKGVVPACASLDCVTVFAHTLSDVELVDEVVRGFDEEDPWSRELASKPKALPEKIYFVQQPHRFFGPYAAEYQKAWEMAILQLEQLNIPIEYIDGDYLSEAASVLYDGPWVAERWADLGNFITENSGVAFPVTETVLRSGAKPEYDAASVFRAMHKLQAFKQMAHQQFKDGVLVMPTSGGTWTRDEVRSNPIETNSAMGLYTNHCNLLDLCAINIPTDDAAKNLPFGITLFSTHQNEHIIRGLADLILHGNRYDSKKTTTLVAVCGLHMRGFPLEKQMTQHRATFVREAKTASFYKLVKLDTVPAKPGLIRTNEEGASIEIELWEMPLSEFGKFALLIPAPLAMGKVQLEDGTEVPGFVCEASGGKNGKDITQFGGWRYLSKE; from the coding sequence ATGAAAACGATGAACACGCCAAAGCTACTATCCATTCATAATCTAAGAGAAAAATATAATTCTAACGAGTTAACACCAGAAAAGCTTATTCAAGAGATTATTCAACGAGCCGAAGCTGACAAAGAGATGAATATTTGGATCACTCCACCTTCTATGGAATTCATTCAGCCTTACTTGGATAATTTGAAAAAAGTGGACCCAGAGAAAGCTCCTCTCTGGGGAATTCCCTTTGCGATTAAAGATAATATCGACCTAGCAGGTGTACCAACAACAGCGGGTTGTGCTGAGTTTACTTATACTCCTGGAGAACATGCGACAGTAGTAAGACGGCTTATCGACGCGGGTGCCATCCCGGTTGGAAAAGCAAATCTGGATCAATTCGCTACTGGACTTGTTGGAACCAGAAGTCCTTATGGCGAAACAAAGAACGCTCTGAATCCAGAGTTAATCAGTGGAGGCTCAAGCTCAGGTTCAGCTGTTTCCGTTGCCAGAGGTCAAGTAGCCTTTGCTCTTGGAACAGATACAGCAGGATCCGGCCGTGTGCCAGCTGCACTTAATAGATTGCTAGGCTTTAAGCCGAGTCTCGGTGCATGGCCAACGAAAGGGGTAGTTCCAGCCTGTGCAAGTCTAGACTGTGTCACGGTATTTGCTCATACTTTATCTGATGTTGAACTCGTTGACGAGGTTGTAAGAGGCTTTGATGAAGAAGATCCATGGTCGAGGGAGCTTGCGAGTAAGCCAAAAGCTTTACCGGAAAAAATCTACTTCGTCCAACAGCCACACCGCTTCTTTGGACCCTATGCAGCTGAATATCAAAAAGCATGGGAAATGGCAATTTTACAATTGGAACAGTTAAATATTCCAATTGAATACATTGATGGAGACTATTTATCCGAAGCAGCCAGCGTTTTATACGATGGTCCGTGGGTGGCAGAACGCTGGGCTGACCTAGGGAATTTCATTACCGAGAATAGTGGAGTAGCTTTTCCTGTAACTGAGACCGTTTTGCGTTCGGGGGCGAAGCCGGAATACGATGCTGCATCGGTTTTTAGAGCGATGCATAAACTACAGGCATTCAAGCAAATGGCTCACCAACAGTTTAAAGACGGTGTTCTCGTGATGCCTACCTCTGGTGGAACCTGGACAAGAGATGAGGTACGTAGTAACCCGATAGAAACCAATAGTGCGATGGGACTGTACACCAATCATTGTAATTTATTAGATCTTTGTGCTATTAATATCCCGACAGATGATGCTGCTAAAAATCTACCTTTTGGCATTACCCTATTTTCCACTCATCAAAATGAACATATCATACGGGGACTGGCGGATTTAATTCTTCATGGAAATCGATATGATTCAAAGAAAACTACTACATTAGTAGCCGTTTGTGGTTTGCATATGAGAGGCTTTCCACTGGAAAAGCAAATGACCCAGCATCGTGCAACCTTTGTAAGAGAAGCTAAAACAGCTTCATTCTACAAACTAGTAAAACTTGATACGGTACCAGCAAAGCCAGGACTTATTCGAACGAATGAAGAAGGAGCTTCTATTGAAATTGAGCTTTGGGAGATGCCTCTTTCAGAATTTGGGAAGTTCGCCCTTCTGATTCCAGCTCCACTTGCGATGGGGAAAGTACAGCTTGAGGATGGAACAGAAGTGCCAGGATTTGTTTGTGAAGCGAGTGGTGGAAAAAATGGAAAAGATATCACTCAATTTGGTGGTTGGAGATATTTATCAAAAGAATAA